In Lentilactobacillus sp. SPB1-3, the sequence GCAATAATGCCATCCCATACTGATAAAATACAATATTTAGATTTTTATCTGGCTGTATGATCTTATTCGTCAAAACAGCATCTATAACCGTTTCAAAATTTCCTAGAAGTTTAGTTCTATTTGATTCAATCTCAATAAAATTGATAACTGATAAAATTAATGCTTCTATACCAGTCAAACTTTCATTTCGCTTTGAATAGGTGAAGTTTAAGGCCATGTTTAGGTATCTCAAAGCTGATACTGCATCTTTGGTAAGTTGATAAGTTCCACATCCGTAATAGTAGTAAAAAATTTGTAAATCTTCGTTTTGAGATAAATTAGCAATAACATCAGAAGAATCCATATAATCAATTAATTCTGCGTACTGATGATTATTGCACATCTGTTCCACATTTCGACTAAATTCTTTATCCTCAGAAATTTCGTAATACGTGCTCAATAACGACCTATCAACTGAAATTCCCAGTCTTTGACAAATTTCAGATAATAAAATGGCATTAGGAACATAATTTCCTTTTTCAATATTACTAATCATCGACTGAGAACAAATTCCAGAAGCTAGCTGCTTTTGCGTTAGATTAAGCTTTTTCCGTTCTGACGCAATATTTTGCCCTAATGATTGTGACATGACTTCAAATTTACTTAAACCAGCCTCCATTATGTTCACTCCTATCAGACAAGAAATACCTAAGTTGAGTTGTGGTGATTGTATCATGTTAATGTAAAAAGGATACACAAGTTATACTCTAAAGAAGCTGACATGAAATGCAATACATATAAAATTCTTTATTAATTGGTAATTCAGAGCAAATTATTAATAATTGCTTAACAACAGACTTTGGAGCACTATAAATAAAAAATGAATTTTATAAAGATTTTAATTGCCAATAAAGCCTTGAATTGTTCCGATAATAAAAGGAATTAACACAGCGATTGATGTCAATATAATACTTACTTTTTGAGTTATATTAAGAGTTTTGAAGTCTTTTCTAAAACTCAAAATAAGAAATATTACGCTAAATGTCGATAAAAAACTAAAAACAACGTATATCATAAAAATCCTCCTCCTTTTTTGAGTATTATTATAATAATATCAATTTTTTAGTTGGTATAATACACATTTATCAGAGCATATCACCTATTTTAAGTGTAAGCTTTCATGGCTAGAATTGAGCGAAGATAACTATATAATGTTTATTTATCATTCAATCCTAGATATGTTTTTATTTTTTGTTCCAAAAACTCAATATGGTCTTCAACTTGTTTTTGATTCTCATGCAGAGCATCCAACTGATCAAACAGCAGCACTAATCGCTCAGGAATTGTGGAATCACCTTCATAACGTAACTTGGCATATTCCTGCATTTTTTTAATGCTCATACCCGTTTTCTTCAAACGAATAACAAATTCTATCCAAGCTATATCTTTGTCTGTATAATATCTTTGATTATTCTCACTTCTATTTGAAAAAACAATTCCCTGCTTTTCATAAAACCTCAGAGTATCGATTGTAAGCCCAGAAATTTTTGAAAATTCTCCGATAGAGTACTGCATAATTAATACCTCCGTTATATTATTCTGAAGACTACGCTTACCACATCAGACTGTCAATAATTCAAAGTAAACCAATTACTTAATTTTATTGACATGGACCGCACTCCAGCATTTACTATGATATCAATCGCAGACATCATGTGAATAATTTAGGAGGAAAAATATTATGACAAATAATGTTAGGTTTGATAACGGATTAAAAAATTTGGATAAAGTTGATAGTCAGGCTGGTAAAAATGTGATTGATTCGCTTGGAGGATTATCTGAAGATATAGGTAAGTATATTATTTAATTTGCATTCGGCGACATCTATGATCGTGCCATTTTAGATTTTAAACAACGAGAAATGATTACTATAACTAGTCTCCTGACACAAGGTGATACAGCACCTCAGCTACGAATTCATATTAACGGCTCATTGAACGTTGGATTAAGTCGAGAACAAATCATCGAAACTTTCATTCAAGCAATCCCATATGTTGGATTTCCTAAGGTATTGAATGCTGTTACTATTGCAAAAGAAGTATTCAAATCTCGTGACGATAAATAAATAAACTAAAGTTAAATTTCATCATTTAGCAATAATGACAATAGCATTGTAAGTGACCCAATCTCAGCTCAATCAGAATTTACCTGCGACTAATTAGTGACCACTAGTGGCCGCTTAATCATTAAAAATATTCTAATAGCTACG encodes:
- a CDS encoding helix-turn-helix transcriptional regulator, encoding MEAGLSKFEVMSQSLGQNIASERKKLNLTQKQLASGICSQSMISNIEKGNYVPNAILLSEICQRLGISVDRSLLSTYYEISEDKEFSRNVEQMCNNHQYAELIDYMDSSDVIANLSQNEDLQIFYYYYGCGTYQLTKDAVSALRYLNMALNFTYSKRNESLTGIEALILSVINFIEIESNRTKLLGNFETVIDAVLTNKIIQPDKNLNIVFYQYGMALLHQKRLNESINVLRNGVKWATENDSNLMLSDFFFMLGHEYAAINDEVHAKEADNNYQVISKVFNQNVNRSIT
- a CDS encoding MerR family transcriptional regulator is translated as MQYSIGEFSKISGLTIDTLRFYEKQGIVFSNRSENNQRYYTDKDIAWIEFVIRLKKTGMSIKKMQEYAKLRYEGDSTIPERLVLLFDQLDALHENQKQVEDHIEFLEQKIKTYLGLNDK